In Roseomonas fluvialis, one genomic interval encodes:
- a CDS encoding MFS transporter: MNRKAIAWATFDWANSAFPTVVSTFVIAAYFSQGIAPDPATGQAQWGWMQTVAAVCIALLSPVLGALADNGGRRMMLAACTLVTAACTALVWFALPDPSWTLYVLVCVGLATIAFEIGTVFYNAMLPEVTTPEHLGRVSGLAWGLGYAGGLVCLGVALVLLIQPNPALFGLDRAESEHVRATALLVGAWTLVFAWPVLMFVPDRPGARLPPGQAVAACLADTKRLIQGLPQRPDMLRFLVARLFYTDGLNTLFAFGAIYAAGVHGMGMEDILLFGIALNVTAGLGAAGFGLIDDRIGAKRVVMIALVCMVVLGAALLLTASVTWFWALAMALGIFMGPAQAASRTLMAQMAPDGQCASHFGLFALSGRITGFLGPAVLAAVTAATGSQALGMSTVLVFLALGAVILATVRPVRG; the protein is encoded by the coding sequence ATGAACCGCAAGGCGATCGCCTGGGCCACCTTCGACTGGGCGAACAGCGCCTTTCCGACGGTCGTATCGACCTTCGTGATCGCCGCCTATTTCTCCCAGGGCATCGCGCCCGACCCGGCCACCGGCCAGGCGCAATGGGGCTGGATGCAGACCGTCGCGGCGGTCTGCATCGCGCTTCTGTCACCCGTGCTCGGCGCGCTGGCGGACAATGGCGGGCGGCGGATGATGCTGGCGGCCTGCACGCTGGTCACCGCGGCCTGCACGGCGCTGGTCTGGTTCGCGCTGCCCGACCCGTCCTGGACGCTGTACGTGCTGGTCTGCGTCGGTCTTGCGACCATCGCCTTCGAGATCGGCACGGTCTTCTACAACGCCATGCTGCCGGAGGTGACGACGCCGGAGCACCTGGGACGCGTGTCGGGCCTGGCCTGGGGGCTGGGCTATGCGGGCGGACTGGTATGCCTGGGTGTTGCGCTGGTGTTGCTGATCCAGCCCAACCCCGCGCTGTTCGGCCTGGATCGCGCCGAGAGCGAGCATGTGCGCGCCACCGCGCTGCTGGTCGGCGCCTGGACGCTGGTGTTCGCCTGGCCGGTGCTGATGTTCGTGCCGGACAGGCCGGGCGCGCGCCTGCCGCCGGGGCAGGCGGTGGCGGCGTGCCTGGCGGATACGAAGCGGCTGATCCAGGGCCTGCCGCAGCGGCCGGACATGCTGCGATTCCTGGTGGCGCGGCTGTTCTACACCGATGGGCTGAACACGCTGTTCGCCTTTGGCGCCATTTATGCCGCCGGCGTGCATGGCATGGGGATGGAGGATATCCTGCTGTTCGGCATCGCGCTGAACGTCACGGCCGGGTTGGGCGCGGCGGGATTCGGCCTGATCGATGACCGGATCGGTGCGAAGCGCGTCGTGATGATCGCGCTGGTATGCATGGTCGTCCTGGGGGCGGCGCTGCTGCTGACCGCCAGTGTGACCTGGTTCTGGGCGCTCGCGATGGCCCTGGGCATCTTCATGGGGCCGGCGCAGGCGGCGTCGCGCACGCTGATGGCGCAGATGGCGCCGGACGGGCAATGCGCATCGCATTTCGGACTGTTCGCGCTGTCGGGGCGGATCACCGGCTTCCTGGGGCCGGCGGTATTGGCGGCGGTCACGGCCGCCACCGGCAGCCAAGCGCTCGGGATGTCGACGGTCCTGGTGTTCCTGGCGCTGGGGGCGGTGATCCTGGCGACGGTGCGGCCGGTCCGGGGGTAG
- a CDS encoding DNA polymerase IV produces MPALCRDCLHAAEDGFARCPSCGSRRVVTHEDLFALSVAHVDCDAFYASVEKRDRPELLTRPVIVGGGKRGVVAACCYIARTRGVRSAMPMFKALSACPDAVVIKPDMAKYVTEGRRIRAMMEALTPLVQPLSIDEAVLDLSGTQALHGAPPALVLARFAAAVEREVGVTVSIGLAANRLMAKLAAERDKPRGFAVIGADEAAAWLAPQPVSLLPGVGPAMAKRLQAAGFSTLGQLGTLSPRDAAARFGEDGPALAARARGEDSRRVDPSRETKSVSAETTFETDMTTQAALEAPLWRLCEKLARRLKDKDLAAAGVTLKLKTAAFAIRTRAARLAQPTTLPDVLFAAARPLLAREADGTAFRLIGIGAQPLAPADQADRGDLADPEAPKRAARWAAVESLRARFGEGAVVRGRGLPKPPRG; encoded by the coding sequence ATGCCCGCGCTGTGCCGCGACTGCCTGCATGCCGCCGAGGACGGTTTCGCGCGCTGCCCGTCCTGCGGGTCGCGCCGGGTGGTGACGCATGAGGACCTGTTCGCGCTGTCGGTCGCGCATGTCGATTGCGATGCCTTCTACGCCAGCGTCGAGAAGCGCGACCGGCCCGAATTGCTGACCCGCCCCGTGATCGTGGGGGGCGGGAAGCGCGGCGTGGTGGCGGCCTGCTGCTACATCGCGCGCACCCGCGGCGTGCGCAGTGCGATGCCGATGTTCAAGGCGCTGTCGGCCTGCCCCGATGCCGTTGTGATCAAGCCCGACATGGCGAAATACGTGACCGAGGGTCGGCGCATCCGTGCCATGATGGAGGCGCTCACGCCGCTCGTGCAGCCACTGTCGATCGACGAGGCGGTGCTCGACCTGTCCGGCACGCAGGCGCTGCACGGCGCGCCGCCGGCGCTGGTACTGGCGCGCTTCGCCGCTGCGGTGGAACGCGAGGTGGGGGTGACGGTCTCGATCGGCCTGGCAGCCAATCGGCTGATGGCGAAGCTGGCAGCGGAACGCGACAAGCCGCGCGGCTTCGCGGTGATCGGTGCCGATGAAGCCGCGGCCTGGCTCGCGCCGCAGCCGGTCTCGCTGCTGCCGGGCGTCGGGCCCGCCATGGCGAAGCGGCTGCAGGCGGCGGGGTTCAGCACGCTGGGGCAGCTCGGCACGCTGTCCCCGCGCGACGCGGCGGCGCGCTTCGGCGAGGACGGGCCTGCGTTGGCCGCGCGCGCGCGCGGCGAGGACAGCCGCCGTGTCGACCCGTCGCGCGAGACGAAATCGGTCAGCGCCGAGACCACCTTCGAGACCGACATGACGACGCAGGCCGCGCTCGAGGCTCCGCTGTGGCGGTTGTGCGAGAAGCTCGCGCGCCGCCTGAAGGACAAGGACCTGGCCGCCGCCGGCGTCACGCTGAAGCTCAAGACCGCCGCCTTCGCCATTCGCACCCGCGCCGCCCGTCTGGCGCAGCCGACCACCCTGCCCGACGTGCTGTTTGCCGCCGCGCGCCCGCTGCTGGCGCGCGAGGCGGACGGCACCGCCTTCCGCCTGATCGGCATCGGCGCGCAGCCTCTCGCGCCGGCGGACCAGGCCGATCGCGGCGACCTCGCCGACCCCGAGGCACCCAAGCGTGCCGCGCGCTGGGCGGCGGTGGAATCGCTGCGGGCGCGCTTCGGCGAGGGCGCGGTGGTACGCGGGCGCGGCCTGCCCAAGCCCCCGCGCGGATAA
- a CDS encoding ROK family protein, whose amino-acid sequence MRFGIDLGGTKTEIVALDRDGALRLRHRRPTPPDYPGIVETIAALVAQAERETGTRGTVGIGIPGSLSPATGLVRNANSQALNGQKLDRDVAAAIGREVRVTNDANCLAMSEAADGAGAGHRTVFAVIIGTGCGGGIVSSGRILDGPNGTAGEWGHTPLPWMTAAEFPGPRCWCGRHGCLETFLSGPALAADCDGPGARDAGAIPARAAAGEDRAAAALARHADRLARALGLIANILDPDVIVLGGGLSNMQHLYAKVPPLMARHVLGDVARTPIVQARHGDSSGVFGAARLWDSA is encoded by the coding sequence ATGCGCTTCGGCATCGACCTCGGCGGCACCAAGACCGAGATCGTCGCACTCGACCGCGACGGCGCACTGCGGCTGCGTCATCGCCGCCCGACCCCGCCCGACTATCCCGGCATCGTCGAGACGATCGCCGCGCTGGTGGCGCAGGCGGAGCGCGAGACCGGCACGCGCGGCACGGTAGGCATCGGCATCCCCGGCAGCCTCAGCCCCGCCACTGGTCTGGTGCGCAACGCGAATTCCCAGGCGCTGAACGGCCAGAAGCTGGACCGCGACGTGGCCGCCGCGATCGGGCGCGAGGTCCGCGTGACCAACGACGCCAACTGCCTGGCCATGAGCGAGGCGGCGGACGGCGCCGGCGCCGGACACCGCACGGTGTTTGCCGTCATCATCGGCACCGGCTGCGGCGGCGGCATCGTGAGTTCCGGTCGCATCCTGGATGGGCCGAACGGCACCGCTGGCGAATGGGGCCACACGCCGCTGCCCTGGATGACCGCCGCGGAATTTCCTGGCCCGCGCTGCTGGTGCGGGCGCCATGGATGTCTCGAGACCTTCCTGTCGGGTCCGGCGCTGGCGGCGGATTGCGACGGGCCTGGCGCGCGCGATGCGGGGGCGATCCCGGCGCGCGCCGCGGCCGGCGAGGACCGCGCCGCGGCGGCGCTCGCCCGGCACGCGGATCGGCTGGCGCGGGCGCTCGGGCTGATCGCGAATATCCTGGATCCCGACGTGATCGTGCTGGGTGGAGGCCTGTCGAACATGCAACATCTGTACGCGAAGGTGCCGCCGCTGATGGCGCGGCATGTGCTGGGCGACGTGGCGCGCACGCCCATCGTGCAGGCACGGCACGGCGATTCCTCCGGCGTGTTCGGCGCGGCGCGACTGTGGGATTCGGCATGA
- a CDS encoding sulfurtransferase TusA family protein gives MSETLLDVKGLTCPLPVLKANKALRGLPAGARLTVLATDPASVADFRAFCKETGHALVAFGEEAGAYRFVIRKREDPPA, from the coding sequence ATGAGTGAGACGCTGCTCGACGTGAAGGGCCTCACCTGCCCGCTGCCGGTGCTCAAGGCCAACAAGGCGCTGCGCGGGCTGCCGGCCGGCGCGCGGCTGACGGTCCTCGCGACCGACCCCGCCTCGGTCGCCGATTTCCGCGCCTTCTGCAAGGAAACCGGGCACGCGCTCGTCGCCTTCGGCGAGGAGGCCGGCGCGTATCGTTTCGTGATCCGCAAGCGCGAGGACCCACCGGCGTGA
- a CDS encoding histone deacetylase family protein, whose protein sequence is MSVLLLTHRACLHHDPGPHHPECPDRLRSVLKALDAGEFADLIRDQAPLATIEQLIRVHPENYVSAILGIRPEPDERVPLDGDTLMSWGSAEAALRAAGAAVAAVDAVMKGEVRRAFCATRPPGHHCEPGRPMGFCLFANAAIAARHAQAAHGAARVAVVDFDVHHGNGTQACFEADPSLFYASSHQWPLYPGTGDVSERGVGNILNVTLPPGADGAAFRAAWADQIIPALEEFAPDLLVISAGFDAHAADPLAQLRVREADFAQVTEALCGVAERHCGGRVVSLLEGGYDLEALGRSAAAHVRALMRA, encoded by the coding sequence GTGAGTGTCCTGCTGCTGACCCACCGCGCCTGCCTGCACCACGACCCGGGGCCGCACCATCCGGAATGCCCCGACCGGTTGCGATCCGTGCTCAAGGCGCTGGATGCGGGGGAATTCGCGGACCTCATCCGCGACCAGGCGCCGCTCGCCACGATCGAACAACTGATCCGCGTGCATCCGGAAAACTACGTCTCCGCCATCCTCGGGATCCGCCCGGAACCGGATGAACGCGTGCCGCTCGATGGTGACACGCTGATGTCCTGGGGCAGTGCCGAGGCCGCGTTGCGCGCCGCGGGCGCAGCCGTGGCCGCGGTGGACGCCGTGATGAAGGGCGAGGTTCGGCGCGCCTTCTGTGCCACGCGCCCGCCGGGGCACCATTGCGAACCCGGTCGGCCGATGGGATTCTGCCTGTTCGCCAACGCCGCCATCGCCGCGCGCCATGCGCAGGCGGCGCACGGCGCGGCGCGCGTCGCAGTGGTGGATTTCGACGTGCACCACGGCAACGGCACCCAGGCCTGCTTCGAGGCCGATCCCTCGCTGTTCTACGCAAGCAGCCACCAATGGCCGCTCTATCCCGGCACCGGCGACGTGAGCGAACGTGGCGTCGGCAATATCCTGAACGTAACGCTGCCGCCCGGCGCCGATGGCGCGGCGTTCCGCGCCGCCTGGGCAGATCAGATCATTCCCGCGCTGGAGGAATTCGCGCCCGACCTGCTGGTGATCTCGGCCGGCTTCGACGCGCATGCCGCCGACCCGCTGGCGCAGCTGCGCGTGCGCGAGGCCGACTTCGCGCAGGTGACGGAGGCACTGTGCGGCGTGGCGGAACGCCATTGCGGCGGGCGCGTCGTGTCCCTGCTGGAAGGTGGCTATGACCTCGAGGCGCTGGGACGATCGGCCGCGGCGCATGTGCGCGCGCTGATGCGGGCGTGA
- a CDS encoding ABC transporter substrate-binding protein has protein sequence MRRRLAGQVLAILLLAGLVLPAAARAQTVTAVLEAEIVTLDPHFTPAYITRTFGYMVFDTLFAMNGQGQVRPQMVQDWTSSPDGLTWTFTLREGLRWHDGTPVTAADCVASLRRWGARSALGSRLLAATASIEARDARTFVLTLKEPFGLVLDTLGTTSSPVPFMMPERLARTPGTERITEIIGSGPFTYSRADHRTGDRMLLRRNAAYVPRAEPSDYLAGGKVARIDALDIRVIPDGATAVAAMRAGEIDYIQYAPFDLLGQLERDRRVRVQSFTGLDQFTGHYRTNAASGPFADPAIRRVLLHLVDQAEVMAGFGLSDRYARTCNAFFICGSPYESAVGTEPMQRPSIEAAREALRQTRYAGEPVVVLVANDLEAAKISSEILADRLRRAGFNVDMQVMDWASVLARRTRRDGWSVFGVHALGVDLHNPLTNSVIGFNCTNALTGGFHCQEGLTPLFAQFAAAPTLEARQALAAQMQQIVYGQAMAVPWGQFAQPAVHRVQLNNLIPSAIPLFWNVEKR, from the coding sequence ATGCGACGGCGTCTTGCGGGCCAGGTACTGGCCATCCTTCTCCTGGCCGGCCTGGTGCTTCCGGCCGCAGCGCGCGCGCAGACCGTCACCGCGGTGCTGGAAGCCGAGATCGTCACGCTCGATCCGCATTTCACGCCTGCCTACATCACCCGCACCTTCGGCTACATGGTGTTCGACACGCTGTTCGCGATGAACGGCCAGGGCCAGGTGCGCCCGCAGATGGTGCAGGACTGGACCAGTTCCCCAGACGGGCTGACCTGGACCTTCACCCTGCGCGAGGGGTTGCGCTGGCACGACGGCACGCCCGTGACGGCAGCGGATTGCGTGGCATCCCTGCGGCGCTGGGGTGCGCGCAGCGCGCTCGGCAGCCGGCTGCTGGCGGCGACGGCGTCGATCGAAGCGCGCGATGCGCGGACCTTCGTCCTCACGCTGAAGGAACCCTTCGGGCTGGTGCTGGACACGCTCGGCACGACGTCATCGCCGGTGCCGTTCATGATGCCGGAGCGCCTGGCGCGCACGCCGGGCACGGAACGCATCACGGAGATCATCGGCTCCGGTCCCTTCACCTACAGCCGTGCCGACCACCGTACCGGCGACAGGATGCTGCTGCGCCGCAACGCCGCCTACGTGCCGCGCGCCGAGCCTTCGGACTACCTCGCGGGCGGCAAGGTGGCGCGCATCGATGCGCTCGACATCCGTGTGATCCCGGACGGCGCGACGGCGGTGGCCGCGATGCGCGCGGGCGAGATCGACTATATCCAGTACGCGCCCTTCGACCTGCTCGGGCAGCTCGAACGCGACCGCCGCGTGCGGGTGCAGTCCTTCACCGGCCTCGATCAGTTCACCGGGCACTATCGCACCAATGCGGCGTCGGGGCCCTTCGCAGACCCGGCCATCCGCCGCGTGCTGCTGCACCTGGTGGACCAGGCGGAAGTCATGGCCGGCTTCGGCCTGTCGGACCGCTATGCGCGCACCTGCAACGCCTTCTTCATCTGCGGGTCGCCGTATGAATCGGCGGTTGGCACGGAACCCATGCAGCGCCCGTCCATCGAGGCCGCGCGCGAGGCGCTGCGCCAGACGCGCTACGCCGGTGAACCCGTGGTGGTGCTGGTGGCGAATGACCTCGAGGCGGCGAAGATCTCGAGCGAGATCCTGGCCGACCGCCTGCGCCGCGCCGGCTTCAACGTGGACATGCAGGTGATGGACTGGGCGTCGGTGCTGGCGCGCCGCACGCGCCGCGACGGCTGGTCGGTGTTCGGCGTGCATGCGCTGGGCGTGGACCTGCACAACCCGCTGACCAATTCCGTGATCGGCTTCAACTGCACCAATGCGTTGACCGGCGGCTTCCATTGCCAGGAAGGCCTGACGCCGCTGTTCGCGCAATTCGCCGCCGCGCCCACGCTGGAAGCGCGCCAGGCGCTCGCGGCGCAGATGCAGCAGATCGTCTATGGCCAGGCGATGGCGGTGCCGTGGGGGCAGTTCGCACAGCCGGCGGTGCATCGCGTGCAGCTCAACAACCTGATCCCGTCTGCCATCCCGCTGTTCTGGAACGTCGAGAAGCGTTGA